The following DNA comes from Pseudomonas sp. Tri1.
TCGCAGCTTCCGGATGCGGGGCATGTTTGGTCAGGCCGATGCCCGAGAGGTTGATATGCACGCCACGGTCGGCCTGGTTCGGCCAGAACAGCTTGACCTTCAGATCCGGCTTCTGTTGGTGCAGGCGACCGTAGTAGTAGGTATTGACGATGCCGACATCGCACTGGCCGGCGTTGATCGCCTCGAGCAACGCGGTGTCGTCGGAGAACACGTCAGTGGAGAGGTTCCTGACCCAGCCCTTGACGATTTCCTCGGTTTTTTCCGCGCCGTGGGTTTCGATCAGCGTGGCGGTCAGGGACTGGTTGTAGACCTTCTTCGACGTGCGCAGGCACAGACGGCCTTCCCATTCGTTGCCGGCCAGGGCTTCGTAGGTGGTCAGTTCGCCGGGTTTGACCCGATCGGTGGAGTAGGCAATGGTCCGCGCCCGCAGGCTCAAGCCGGTCCAGGCATGGGAAGCGGCGCGGTATTGGGATGGGATGTTGGCGTCGATCACCGGGGAGGTGAATGGCTGGAGAATGCCCATTTGCTCGGCCTGCCAGAGGTTGCCGGCATCGACGGTGAGCAGCAGGTCGGCGGTGGCGTTCTCGCCTTCGGCCTTGATCCGCTGCATCAGCGGCGCTTCCTTGTCGGTGATGAACTTCACCGATACGCCGGTTTTCTTGGTGTAGGCATCGAAGACCGGCTTGATCAGCTCATCGATACGCGAGGAGTAGACCACCACCTCATCGGCGGCCTGGGCGGCGGTGGTGCCGATCAGGGTCAAGGCGAGGGCGGACAGCAAGCGCTTGGGTGCCAGCATAGGAGCGGTCTCTCGATGTATGAACGAGCGCAAATGATAAGGACTCACATTTGGCATCTCAATCGAACAGTTGCCAGACACATTTCCAAATGTTGCAGCTCTGAGATGTGCTGTTTTTTGCGTCCGCAATCGCGGGCAAGCCTTGCTCCCACAAAAGCTCGTCCTACATTGCACACCTGTGGGGGCAAGGCTTGCCCGCGATGAGGCCTTTGGCCCCGACAAAAATCTAGGCCTTGGCCAAATCCGGTAAATCCCCAATCAACCCCAGCGCCTCGCGCACGAACAGCGCCTTGGCCTCGGGCATGCGGTCTACCAGCTTCAGCCCGGTATTACGCAACCAGCGCACCGGCAGTGGGTCGGCCTGGAACAACCGCTCGAAACCTTCCATCGCCGCCATCAACGCCAGGTTATGGGGCATGCGTCGGCGCTCGTAGCGGCTGAGCACTTTCACGTCTGCCAGTCGCTCGCCGCGCCCGGCCGCTTGCAACAACACTTCGGCCAGCACAGCGGCGTCGAGGAAGCCCAGGTTCACCCCTTGTCCAGCCAGCGGGTGAATGGTGTGGGCCGCATCGCCGATCAACGCCAGCCCCTCGGCCACATAGCGCTTGGCGTGACGCTGACGCAGCGGTACGCACAGGCGTGGGTCGGTACTCAGCACCGTGCCGAGCTGACCTTCGAAGGCCCGTTCCAGCTCGCTGCAGAACTCAGTGTCATCGAGCGCCATCAAGCGCTGCGCCTCGCCGGGGGTAGTGGACCAGACGATCGAGCACCAATCGTGCTGACCGTCGCGCTCCAGTGGCAGGAACGCCAGCGGGCCGTTGTCGGTAAAACGTTGCCAGGCCGTCGTGCGATGGGGCTTGGCGCTGCGCACACTGGTGACGATGGCATGGTGCAGGTAATCCCATTCTCGCGTTGCCACGCCTGTCAGGCGGCGTACAGCCGAATTCGCGCCATCGGCGGCGATGACCAGCGGTGCCCGCAAGGTGCGCCCGTCCGCCAGGGTCAGCAGCCAGTCATCGCCAGAGCGGCGCATCTGCTCCAGGCGTGCATTGGCCAGCAAGCCCAGGTCGCAGTCATGCAGCCGGTCCAACAGGGCATCCTGCACGACACGGTTTTCAACGATATGCCCGAGCACCTCGGCATGCAGGCTGGCGGCCGAGAAATGAATCTGCCCGGTACCGCTGCCATCCCAGACGTGCATGTCGGTATAGGGGCTGGCGCGCCGGGCGAGGATGCCGTCCCAGACACCCAGGCGATCGAGGATCCGCTGGCTGGCCGTCGACAAGGCACTGACCCGCGGCTCGAACGCAGCCTGGGGATCGAAGGGTTTGACGCTCATCGGGCTGCCGTCGAGCAACAGCACTTGCAGGCCACTGCCCTGCAACGCCAGCGCCAGGGCGCTGCCGACCATTCCGGCGCCGACAATCAGCAGATCTGCACGCAATTCCATGCTTTAAGCCTGTTGTACTGGCGACCTGAGCCGCCCATGAGAAAAATGATCAAACCATGCCTCACGCATCGGGCCGTATTCCCAGTCCCATGGCTTGGCGGGCGAACCAGCGCTTGGCCGGCGGCAGCAGGTCCAGGCCCAGCAGGCCGAGATTGCGCCCCAGGGACACCAGCGGCAGGTTGCTGCTGAACAGGCGCGTGACCTGGTCGGAAAACCCCACGGTCAGGGTCTGATCCATTCGCTGGCGCTCGCGATAAGCTTGCAGCACGGCAAAATCGCCCGGCTCGCTGTCGCTGGCGAGCAAGGCGTCGGCCAGGGCCTGGGCGTCGCGCAGAGACAGGTTGAACCCCTGCCCGGCAATCGGATGCAGGCTGTGGGCGGCATTGCCCAGGATCGCCAGGTTTGAACGGACCTGTTCCTCGGCCTCCACCAGCGCCAGCGGATACAGATGCCGCGCCCCCACCTGCTTCAGCGTGCCCAGGCGATACCCGAACACACTCTGCAATTCGTTGAGGAAGCTGCGCTCGTCGAGGGCAGCCAGCCGTTGCGCGTCCATGCCCTGGCGAGTCCAGACCAACGCGCAGCGATTTTCCGGCAGGGGCAACAAGGCCATCGGGCCATCGTCGGTGAAGCGTTCGAAGGCCATGCCGTTATGGGCTTCGCTGGGGGTGATGTTGGCAATCAACGCGCTCTGGTCATAAGGCCGATTGCGCACGCCGATACCCAACTGCTCTCGCAGGTTGGAGCGGCCACCGTCTGCCAGCACGGCAAGGTCGCATTCCAGGGTGGTTTCGTCGTTGAGGGTCAAGCGATAGCCGCCGACCAGCGGCTCCATCCGGGTGACCTGCGCCGGGCAGCGCCAACTGACCACGTCTTTGTCCAAGCCTTGCCACAGGCACTGGCCGAGCCAGGCATTTTCCACCACGTAGCCCAGGGCAGGCACGCCTTCTTCCATGGCCGACAAGCGCGCCGTGGAGAATCTCCCGCGATCGGACACGTGGATCTGCTTGATCGGCTCGGCGCGACGGGAAATTTCCTGCCAGACACCCAAGCGTTGATAGATCTGTCGAGCCCCGTACGACAGCGCCGAGGAACGGGCATCGTAGCTGGGTTGCCAGGTATCACCGGGGGCGAAGGGTTCGATCAGCATGATCTTCCAGCCCCGGGCCTTGGCGCCGGCTTGCAGGGCCAACGCCAGGCTGGCACCCACCAGCCCGCCGCCGACGATCGCCAGGTTGACCCGGCTCATGCCGCTTGCGTCCGCGCAGCGGCCATCAGGGCCTCGATATCGGCGACCGTTTTCGGCACGCCATGGCTCAGGATTTCACAACCGGTTTTGGTCACTACCACGTCATCCTCGATGCGCACGCCAATGCCGCGCCATTTTTTCGCTACGCTGCGGTTGTTCGGGCTGATGTAGATGCCCGGCTCTACGGTGAGAGTCATGCCGACCTCCAGTACCCGCCACTCGCCGCCAACCCGGTATTCGCCCACGTCATGCACGTCCATGCCCAGCCAGTGACCGGCACGGTGCATGTAGAAGGCCCGGTAGGCTTCGCTGGCGATCAATTCGTCCACTTCGCCTTCCAACAGCCCAAGTCGCACCAGCCCCTCGGTAATGACCCGGACTGTCGCTTCATGGGCCTGGTTCCAATGCTTGTCCGGCGCAATCTCGGCAAATGCGGCTTCCTGGGCCGCCAGCACCACTTCGTAGATTGCCTTCTGCTCGGGCGAATACTTGCCGTTGACCGGCCAGGTACGGGTGATGTCACTGGCATAGCAATCGATTTCACAACCGGCGTCGATCAACACCAGGTCGCCGTCCTTGAGCAGTGCGTCGTTCTGCTGGTAATGCAGGATGCAACTGTTGCGCCCCGCCGCGACGATCGAGCCATAGGCCGGCATCTTCGCCCCGCCCTTGCGAAACTCATAATCGAGCTCGGCCTCCAGGCTGTATTCATACAACCCCGGCCGCGCCGCCTGCATCGCCCGGATGTGCGCCTGGGCGGAAATCCGTGCCGCCTCGCGCATCACTTTCACTTCTGCCGCCGATTTATACAGGCGCATGTCATGCAGCAGATGATCCAGGGCAACGAATTCGTTCGGCGGCTGGGCGCCGAGGTGGGCCTTGGAGCGAATCACGTTGATCCACTCCATCAAGTGCCGGTCGAACTCGGGATTGCTGCCCATGGCCGAATACACCCGGTCACGGCCTTCGATCAGGCCCGGCAGGATGTCGTCGATGTCGGTGATGGGAAACGCATCATCGGCGCCGTAGTCACGGATCGCCCCTTCCTGGCCGGCCCGCAGGCCGTCCCACAACTCACGTTCGGCGTTGCGCTCGCGGCAGAACAGGATGTATTCGCCGTGGGCCCGGCCAGGCATCAGCACCAGCACCGCTTGCGGCTCGGGGAAGCCGCTGAGGTATTGGAAGTCGCTGTCCTGGCGGTAGACGTGCTCGACGTCGCGGTTGCGGATCGCAACGGCGGCGGCGGGCAGGATTGCGATGCTGTTGGGTTCCATCTGCGCCATCAAGGCCTTGCGGCGACGGCTGTATTCCGATTTCGGGATATGAATCATGGGCAGACGGGGTTCCCTCTAGAATCAATGCAAGGACGGTTTGGTCGCCGCTGCATCGGTTTTCTTGGTCTCGGTGAACAATAGCAATGGTGCGACCCGCAGGTACTCCATCACTTCCATGTAGTCGCTTTCACCATCATCGGACTCTTCCAGGGCATCCTGGACCTGAGAGATCGCGGCCAAGTCTTGCAACACTTCCTTGGCCTCATCGCTCAATGCGTATTCGCGGCGGGTCAGGCCGAAGCCGGCCAGGAAGCCCTGGCACCACTGGCCCAATGCCGCGGCGCGGTCGGCCAACGGTGCGTCGTCGGTGGGCAGCAGCAGGACGACAGTCATGTCGTCACTGGTCAACTCGCCCTTGACCATTTCCTGCAGGCCGATAAGCGCGTTGCGGACGTTGTCCGCTGGCTCGCCTTCCAGCAGCTCGGCGGCATCGGCCAACCAGCCGTCGGCATCGAAGCCGGCGCCGGCGCAGCTACGGCCGAGCAGCAGGCCGTGCAGTTCGGCAGGCGAGACGGGATGACCACTGGTGCTCAGCAGGGTGGCGAAGGCTTGGTACGGAGAATTCTGAATGGGCATGGGCAGCTAGGCGCCAGACGGCGCTATGTCTAGAATGGAGGCCTTGTATCCTACATCGACAGACTCGCCAAGACCATTAAAGGCTGTGCGACCCCTATCCCCCATCAGACACAATCTTCAGTGGACACAATGGAAGACACCGACCTGCAAGCGCTGATGGCCAGACTCGAATTGCTAATTGACCGGGTCGAGCAACTTAAGAGCCAAAACGGACTCCTATTAGCTCAGGAAAAAACCTGGCGCGAGGAACGCGCGCACCTCATTGAAAAAAACGAAATCGCCCGGCGTAAGGTCGAATCGATGATTTCGCGCCTCAAGGCCCTGGAGCAAGACTCATGAGTTCAAGCAATAGCGTTACCGTGCAGATCCTCGATAAAGAATATTCGATCATCTGCCCCCAGGAAGAGCGTAGCAACCTGGTGAGCGCCGCCCGCTACCTGGACGGCAAGATGCGCGAAATCCGCAGCAGCGGCAAAGTCATCGGTGCCGACCGCATTGCCGTGATGGCAGCCTTGAACATTACCCACGACCTGCTGCATCGCCAGGATACGCCGGACCTGCAGGTCAGCGGCTCGACCCGCGAACAGGTGCGTGACCTGCTCGATCGAGTGGATCTGGTACTGGCCACCGATCCGGACGTCAGCAAGGGCTGATTCGCGAGGCTGCCTGGGGTATACTCGCCTCACTCCCTGGGGTGCTTGCCAGTTGGTGATGTCCCTGAGCCGATACGCACAACCACGGGGGTTGCACGTTGGGGCCGGTGTGCATGTCCGCTTGACGGAAAGCCTTAACGCCCCCTGCAACTTCCACCTTGAACTTTCGGGTTCAAGGGCTAAGCCGACAGCGGTTCATCCGGGGAGCCTGATTTCAAACAATGCCAGTCCAGGTGGACTGGCATTGTTGTTTGCGCCGCCGGCATTTCTGAGCACCCTGTTTTGCGGTTACGCTGTGCTGCCCTCGCCACTGCGTGAAGCCTCGATATGACTGAACCTGCGCCGCTGCCCCGCCCGCAACTTCGACGCCTGCTGCGCCAGGCCCGCCGTGCCCTGACACCCGCCCAGCAGCGGCAAGCCGCCCAAGGGCTCTACAAGCAATTGGCCCAGCACCCGCTGTTTCGCCGCGCCCGACACATCGCCCTTTACCTGCCCAACGATGGCGAAATCGACCCACGCCTGCTGCTGCGCGCCGCCCAGCGCCGAGGCAAGGCCACTTATCTGCCGGTGCTCAGCCCATGGCCGCAGACCAAGATGGTTTTCCAACGCATCCACCCTGGCGAAAAAATGCAGCCCAACCGTTTCCGCATCCCTGAACCGCGCAAGAATATCGCCCGGCAGCGCAAGGTCTGGACATTGGATCTGGTGTTGATGCCACTGGTGGGGTTCGACGATGCGGGAGGCCGGCTGGGCATGGGTGGCGGCTTCTATGACCGCAGCCTGGCGTATCTGGCGCGACGCAAGCAGTGGCGCAAGCCGACGCTGCTGGGGCTGGCCCATGAATGTCAGAAGGTCGAACGTTTGGCGCAGGCAAGCTGGGACGTACCGCTGCAGGGAACGGTCAGCGACAGGCATTGGTACCTGGTGCAGTAGACGCCGCGAGAATCAGCGGCGCCCGGAAGACAGTTTCAGCGTTTGATCGATGGCGCAGGTTGAGTGATTTCCACCGGCGCGTCGGTCTTGTTGGACCATAAACTCTGGGCGTAACCCGTGGTGACGACCCCCAGGCCGAACAGAATGACTAAGATCCACAACAAATCCGGTTTGCGTTTCATCGATTGCCCCCCTCAAGGCAGATCACACACGATGACAGCAGCGGTTTTCTTATTGGCCGTGCAGCAGCGTCAAGCTTGGAAGGCCGGCATTTTGCGGCAACCTGCTCCGACACGCAAACTCTGGCGTCAACCGACTGTCGGTTTGTCATAAAATCGCTGAACTTTTTTTCTCAACACCGCCCAGGAGTAGAAATCATGGCCTATTGGCTGATGAAGTCCGAGCCCGACGAATTATCCATCCAGGGCCTGGAAAAGCTCGGCCAGACGCGCTGGGACGGGGTTCGCAACTATCAGGCGCGCAATTTCCTGCGGACCATGGTGGTGGGTGACGCGTTCTTTTTCTACCACTCCAGTTGCCCGGAGCCAGGCATTGCCGGGATCGGGCGGATCGTGCGGGCAGCCTACCCCGATCCGACAGCACTGGAACCTGACAGCCATTATTTCGACCCCAAGGCCAGCCCGGACAAAAACCCCTGGACTGCAATCGACGTGGCCCATGTCGAGACCTTCCCCCGCGTGCTGAAGCTCGACTACCTCAAACAGCAGACCGCGCTGGCCGAGATGCCGCTGGTGCAGAAAGGCTCCCGACTGTCGGTGATGCCCGTGACAGCCGAGCAGTGGGCGGCGGTGATTGCCCTGCGCTGATCACCCATGAGTTGATGGACATCAAGCTGGACCGGTCGCTGATCCAGCAGACTGTAACGCTACAGCCCGCAGGACGCCGTACATGTCGACGAACCATCGTACCTCTCGCTTTTTTGCCCTCGCCTTGCTGGCTGTGTTGCTGGCCGCCGGTGGGTTCGGCTACTGGAAGTCGCGCCATGATCGCTTGCCAGAAGGCCTGAGCATGGGCAACGGGCGCCTGGAGGCCACCGAAGTCCAGATCGCCAGCAAGACCCCCGGACGCCTGGCCGAGGTTCATGTCGATGAAGGCGACAACGTCCTCAAGGGCCAATTGCTCGCGCGCATGGACACCCGCACCCTGGAGGCCCAGCGCAACCAGGCTGAAGCCGAGGTCGTGCGGGCCCGGGAAAACCTCGCCGCCGCCGAGGCCAATGTGCAACTGCGCCAGAGCGAACAATTGCTCGCTCACCAGGAGCTCAAACGGAGCCAGGAACTGTTCAAGCGCGGCTACGCCAGCGCCCAGGTCATTGACCAGCAGCAAGCCCGCGTCGATACCGCCAACGCTGCGGTTAACGCTGCCCGGGCCCAGGTATCGGCGGCAACGGCCGCCATCGGCGCGACCCAGGCCCAAGTGGCCCAACTGACCAGCGAAATCGACGACAGCAGTTTGCGCGCACCCATCGACGGCGTGATCCAGTTGCGCCTGGCCGAGCCGGGCGAAGTGTTGGGCGCCGGCGGCCGGGTGCTGCTGATGATCGATCCGAACGACCAATACATGAACCTGTATCTGCCGGCATCCGTGGCCGGGAAACTGGCGGTGGGCGATGAAGCACGACTGCTGCTCGACGCCCTGCCCGAGCGACCGCTGCCGGCCAAGGTCAGCTTCGTCGCGGCCAAATCCCAATTCACCCCCAAAGAAGTCGAGACCCGTGATGAGCGCCAGAAACTGGTGTTTCGCGTCAAAGTGCGCTTGACCCAACCCGGTGAAGTGCCTCAGGCCAAACCCGGCATGCCCGGCGCCGGCTACGTGCGCACCGCCCCCATCGACTGGCCGGCCAACCTGCAATGAGCGCCACCCAAGGCGAAACGGCGTTACAGGCGTCGGGCCTGGAACATCGCTACGGCCAGCACCTGGCCTTGAGCGATATCACCTTCAGCCTGCCCGCCGGTACTCGCTGCGGCCTGATTGGTCCCGACGGTGCCGGCAAATCGAGCCTGCTGGGGCTGATTGCCGGGGTCAAGAAACTCCAGGGCGGCCAGCTGCAGGTCCTCGGCGCCTCGATCGAGGACCGGCGCCATCGCAATACCCTCTATCGACGCATCGCGTTCATGCCTCAAGGGCTGGGGGGCAACCTCTACCCTGACTTGTCGATACGCGAGAACATCCGCTTTTTCGGCACACTGTTCGGCCTGTCGCGGGCAGACTGCAAACAACGCATGGGCCAGTTGCTGCTGGCTACCGATCTACAGCGTTTTGCCGACCGCCCGGCGGGCAAGCTGTCCGGCGGCATGAAACAAAAGCTCGGCCTGTGTTGCGCGCTGATCCATGAACCGGACCTGCTGATTCTCGATGAACCCACCACCGGCGTAGACCCGCTGTCCCGACGGCGCTTTTGGGAACTGATAGAAGACGTACGCCGCCAACGACCGCAACTGACCTTGCTGGTCGCCACGGCGTATATGGAAGAGGCCGAACAATTCGAGCATTGCCTGATGCTCGACAACGGTCGCGTGATCGCCAAGGGTTTGAGTGCCGAACTGGCTGCCGTCACACCCGACGGCAAGCTCGACTCGGCCTTCACCCATTTCCAGGGCGACAGCGGCCACGACGCCCAGCCGCTGACGATCCCTCCCAGGACCGACGGCACTGCCGACATCGCTATCGAAGCCCATGACCTTACCCTGCGCTTCGGTGACTTCACCGCCGTCGACAAAGTCAGCTTCGCCATCGGTCGCGGTGAGATCTTTGGTTTCCTCGGTTCCAACGGGTGCGGCAAGACCACCACCATGAAAGTGCTGACCGGGTTGATGCCCGCCAGCGAAGGCGATGCCCGACTGCTGGGTAAGCCGGTGGACGCCAAGGACCTGGCCACCCGCAAACGCGTGGGGTTCATGTCACAGAGCTTCTCACTGTATGGGGAATTGAGCGTACGACAGAACCTGGCCTTGCACGCCGAGCTGTTCGACCTGCCCAAGGCCCAGAGCGGCACCCGTATCGAGGAGCTGATCCAGCGCTTCAACCTCCAGGACTTCGCCGACCAACCTTCCGGAGCCTTACCCCTGGGCCTGCGCCAGCGCTTGTCCCTGGCGGTGGCGGTGCTGCATCGCCCGGAAGTGCTGATCCTCGACGAACCGACCTCAGGCGTCGACCCGGCCGCGCGGGATGACTTTTGGCGGTTGCTGATCGAGTTGTCCCGCGAGCAAGGCGTGACGATTTTTCTCTCCACGCACTTCATGAACGAAGCCCAACGCTGCGACCGCATTTCACTGATGCACGCCGGCAAAGTCCTGGCCTGTGACACACCGGCAGCCTTGCAGGCGCAGTTCAACGGCCAGACCCTGGAAGCGGCATTCGTCACCTGCCTGGAACAAGCCCAGGGCGAGACGCCGCAAGACACGGCCCCCGTGACCCTCGACACCGCCGACGCCCCCCGGGACCGGCGTGGCCTGAGCCTCGGCCGACTGTGGGCCGTCGCCAGCCGGGAAGGCAAGGAACTGCTGCGAGACAAAGTGCGGATGGCGTTCGCCTTGCTCGGAGCGTTGTTCATGATGGTAATTTTCGGCTACGGCATCTCCCTGGACGTGGAAAAACTCGCATTCGCTGTGTTTGATCAGGATCAGAGCCCACAAAGTCGCGCTTATCTGGAAGCGTTTCGCAGCTCGCGCTACTTCGACGAGCAGCCGCTTATCCAAGACGCCAGCGAGTTGCATCGGCGCCTGCAACGCTCGGAAATCAAACTGGCCCTGGAAATACCGCCCGGTTTCGGTCGTGACCTGTATGCCGGTCGTCAGCCCGCCGTTGGCGCCTGGCTGGACGGCGGCATGCCGTTTCGCGCCGAGACCAGTCGCAACTACGTCCAGGCCGTGCATCAGGCTAATCTCGAGCAGTTGGTCGAACAGAGCAGCCCGGCGCGAAACCGCCAAACCGCGGCCAAGCTGGAAACCCGCTTCCGCTACAACCAGGATGTGGTCAGTGTGAACGCCATCGGCCCAGGGGTGATGGCACTGATCCTCGCATTCATTCCAGCCATGTTGACCGCCCTGGGCATCGTGCGGGAAAAGGAACTGGGTTCGATCACCAACTTCTACGCCACGCCGCTGACCCGCCTGGAATTCCTCCTGGGCAAACAAGCGCCTTACCTGGCGGTCAGCCTGGTCAACCTGGCCTTGCTGACCGCGATGAACCGCTGGCTGTTCGGCGTGCCGTTCAAGGGCAGTGGCCTGACGCTGGCGTTGGGCGGCCTGCTCTACGTGCTGGCGACCACGAGCATGGGGTTGCTGATCTCGGCGTTCACTCGCACCCAGATCGCAGCGATCCTCGGCACCAT
Coding sequences within:
- a CDS encoding YecA family protein, translated to MPIQNSPYQAFATLLSTSGHPVSPAELHGLLLGRSCAGAGFDADGWLADAAELLEGEPADNVRNALIGLQEMVKGELTSDDMTVVLLLPTDDAPLADRAAALGQWCQGFLAGFGLTRREYALSDEAKEVLQDLAAISQVQDALEESDDGESDYMEVMEYLRVAPLLLFTETKKTDAAATKPSLH
- a CDS encoding TIGR02449 family protein — translated: MEDTDLQALMARLELLIDRVEQLKSQNGLLLAQEKTWREERAHLIEKNEIARRKVESMISRLKALEQDS
- the pepP gene encoding Xaa-Pro aminopeptidase is translated as MIHIPKSEYSRRRKALMAQMEPNSIAILPAAAVAIRNRDVEHVYRQDSDFQYLSGFPEPQAVLVLMPGRAHGEYILFCRERNAERELWDGLRAGQEGAIRDYGADDAFPITDIDDILPGLIEGRDRVYSAMGSNPEFDRHLMEWINVIRSKAHLGAQPPNEFVALDHLLHDMRLYKSAAEVKVMREAARISAQAHIRAMQAARPGLYEYSLEAELDYEFRKGGAKMPAYGSIVAAGRNSCILHYQQNDALLKDGDLVLIDAGCEIDCYASDITRTWPVNGKYSPEQKAIYEVVLAAQEAAFAEIAPDKHWNQAHEATVRVITEGLVRLGLLEGEVDELIASEAYRAFYMHRAGHWLGMDVHDVGEYRVGGEWRVLEVGMTLTVEPGIYISPNNRSVAKKWRGIGVRIEDDVVVTKTGCEILSHGVPKTVADIEALMAAARTQAA
- a CDS encoding efflux RND transporter periplasmic adaptor subunit, translating into MSTNHRTSRFFALALLAVLLAAGGFGYWKSRHDRLPEGLSMGNGRLEATEVQIASKTPGRLAEVHVDEGDNVLKGQLLARMDTRTLEAQRNQAEAEVVRARENLAAAEANVQLRQSEQLLAHQELKRSQELFKRGYASAQVIDQQQARVDTANAAVNAARAQVSAATAAIGATQAQVAQLTSEIDDSSLRAPIDGVIQLRLAEPGEVLGAGGRVLLMIDPNDQYMNLYLPASVAGKLAVGDEARLLLDALPERPLPAKVSFVAAKSQFTPKEVETRDERQKLVFRVKVRLTQPGEVPQAKPGMPGAGYVRTAPIDWPANLQ
- a CDS encoding 5-formyltetrahydrofolate cyclo-ligase translates to MTEPAPLPRPQLRRLLRQARRALTPAQQRQAAQGLYKQLAQHPLFRRARHIALYLPNDGEIDPRLLLRAAQRRGKATYLPVLSPWPQTKMVFQRIHPGEKMQPNRFRIPEPRKNIARQRKVWTLDLVLMPLVGFDDAGGRLGMGGGFYDRSLAYLARRKQWRKPTLLGLAHECQKVERLAQASWDVPLQGTVSDRHWYLVQ
- the rbbA gene encoding ribosome-associated ATPase/putative transporter RbbA codes for the protein MSATQGETALQASGLEHRYGQHLALSDITFSLPAGTRCGLIGPDGAGKSSLLGLIAGVKKLQGGQLQVLGASIEDRRHRNTLYRRIAFMPQGLGGNLYPDLSIRENIRFFGTLFGLSRADCKQRMGQLLLATDLQRFADRPAGKLSGGMKQKLGLCCALIHEPDLLILDEPTTGVDPLSRRRFWELIEDVRRQRPQLTLLVATAYMEEAEQFEHCLMLDNGRVIAKGLSAELAAVTPDGKLDSAFTHFQGDSGHDAQPLTIPPRTDGTADIAIEAHDLTLRFGDFTAVDKVSFAIGRGEIFGFLGSNGCGKTTTMKVLTGLMPASEGDARLLGKPVDAKDLATRKRVGFMSQSFSLYGELSVRQNLALHAELFDLPKAQSGTRIEELIQRFNLQDFADQPSGALPLGLRQRLSLAVAVLHRPEVLILDEPTSGVDPAARDDFWRLLIELSREQGVTIFLSTHFMNEAQRCDRISLMHAGKVLACDTPAALQAQFNGQTLEAAFVTCLEQAQGETPQDTAPVTLDTADAPRDRRGLSLGRLWAVASREGKELLRDKVRMAFALLGALFMMVIFGYGISLDVEKLAFAVFDQDQSPQSRAYLEAFRSSRYFDEQPLIQDASELHRRLQRSEIKLALEIPPGFGRDLYAGRQPAVGAWLDGGMPFRAETSRNYVQAVHQANLEQLVEQSSPARNRQTAAKLETRFRYNQDVVSVNAIGPGVMALILAFIPAMLTALGIVREKELGSITNFYATPLTRLEFLLGKQAPYLAVSLVNLALLTAMNRWLFGVPFKGSGLTLALGGLLYVLATTSMGLLISAFTRTQIAAILGTMIITSLPTIQFSGLIVPRSSLEGAASVMGQLFPAGYFLDIAVGTFTKALDLRQLWPQCLALFGFFLGFTGLSLVMLKKQEA
- a CDS encoding EVE domain-containing protein: MAYWLMKSEPDELSIQGLEKLGQTRWDGVRNYQARNFLRTMVVGDAFFFYHSSCPEPGIAGIGRIVRAAYPDPTALEPDSHYFDPKASPDKNPWTAIDVAHVETFPRVLKLDYLKQQTALAEMPLVQKGSRLSVMPVTAEQWAAVIALR
- a CDS encoding cell division protein ZapA, with the protein product MSSSNSVTVQILDKEYSIICPQEERSNLVSAARYLDGKMREIRSSGKVIGADRIAVMAALNITHDLLHRQDTPDLQVSGSTREQVRDLLDRVDLVLATDPDVSKG
- a CDS encoding 2-octaprenyl-3-methyl-6-methoxy-1,4-benzoquinol hydroxylase, which encodes MRADLLIVGAGMVGSALALALQGSGLQVLLLDGSPMSVKPFDPQAAFEPRVSALSTASQRILDRLGVWDGILARRASPYTDMHVWDGSGTGQIHFSAASLHAEVLGHIVENRVVQDALLDRLHDCDLGLLANARLEQMRRSGDDWLLTLADGRTLRAPLVIAADGANSAVRRLTGVATREWDYLHHAIVTSVRSAKPHRTTAWQRFTDNGPLAFLPLERDGQHDWCSIVWSTTPGEAQRLMALDDTEFCSELERAFEGQLGTVLSTDPRLCVPLRQRHAKRYVAEGLALIGDAAHTIHPLAGQGVNLGFLDAAVLAEVLLQAAGRGERLADVKVLSRYERRRMPHNLALMAAMEGFERLFQADPLPVRWLRNTGLKLVDRMPEAKALFVREALGLIGDLPDLAKA
- the ubiH gene encoding 2-octaprenyl-6-methoxyphenyl hydroxylase: MSRVNLAIVGGGLVGASLALALQAGAKARGWKIMLIEPFAPGDTWQPSYDARSSALSYGARQIYQRLGVWQEISRRAEPIKQIHVSDRGRFSTARLSAMEEGVPALGYVVENAWLGQCLWQGLDKDVVSWRCPAQVTRMEPLVGGYRLTLNDETTLECDLAVLADGGRSNLREQLGIGVRNRPYDQSALIANITPSEAHNGMAFERFTDDGPMALLPLPENRCALVWTRQGMDAQRLAALDERSFLNELQSVFGYRLGTLKQVGARHLYPLALVEAEEQVRSNLAILGNAAHSLHPIAGQGFNLSLRDAQALADALLASDSEPGDFAVLQAYRERQRMDQTLTVGFSDQVTRLFSSNLPLVSLGRNLGLLGLDLLPPAKRWFARQAMGLGIRPDA
- a CDS encoding extracellular solute-binding protein, whose protein sequence is MLAPKRLLSALALTLIGTTAAQAADEVVVYSSRIDELIKPVFDAYTKKTGVSVKFITDKEAPLMQRIKAEGENATADLLLTVDAGNLWQAEQMGILQPFTSPVIDANIPSQYRAASHAWTGLSLRARTIAYSTDRVKPGELTTYEALAGNEWEGRLCLRTSKKVYNQSLTATLIETHGAEKTEEIVKGWVRNLSTDVFSDDTALLEAINAGQCDVGIVNTYYYGRLHQQKPDLKVKLFWPNQADRGVHINLSGIGLTKHAPHPEAAKQLVEWMTTPEAQSIFADVNQEFPANPKVEPSKEVAAWGKFKADTLPVEVAGKRQAEAIRLMDRAGWN